A window of Eucalyptus grandis isolate ANBG69807.140 chromosome 4, ASM1654582v1, whole genome shotgun sequence genomic DNA:
AAAATCCAGAATATATGACCACCTTAATTTTCAAATGCTCAGATAAAGTCTAACAATCATGACAATTGGGAAAAAATATGGATGCTATTGAAGAGTGAAGATAGGTATTGGCAATTTCTATCTATTAGTGCTTGAGTTCTCGGAAGTGACACCTTAATTATGTTTTCCGACAGAGGAAAAGTGGTTTAGCAAAATGGGTATTGGATCTCTGGTAGACTCCTACCCAAAAACCCAACATAATGGCACTTGAGGCCAGACCATTGGGTGGGCTTCACTGTGCTGACAAAGCTCCTTATCTATaatgaagatgacaaaatattACGTCCGAACGAATATTTTGTAATTCAGTGTTTCTCACGCACACGAGTTCATATGTAGAAAAATGCTAAGAATAAGAATTCCGTGATTGCTGAGAGCTTCCTTAATTTGCAAATGGCGAGCAAGATACTAAGTGGAAAGTGATAAGGGTGGGATGACCTTTGAATTTTGGTGAACAAGCAAGGGACATGGGTTCTCTGAAATGCTCGGACAGACGAAGTAGAAGGAGAACAAGTCGGACAGCATTAATATAACAATATGCTTGGAAGGACTTAAGTATCAGAGTGAACATATTGAGATATGGTCAAATCATTGGGTTTGGGTGGACTGCATTACAGAGGAGGTTCACTCTGCATATAGAGTGGGCAATATACTCCACGTACGTGGAACCGAAGACCCAGCTCTAAATTGATTAGATTCGATGGCAATTTCTTGCCCTTGATTTTTACAGAGAAATGCTTTGGAAAAGCCAAAAGGGGTATGCCATTTTTGGCTAAGTAAATGAAGTGCTAGGCAAGTTGGCAAAGGTAGTTTAGTGTATTTCATGTGAGGTTCATTAATTAGCTTTAGATGAACATCCTAAACTAAGAACAGCCCTTACAATGGCTACTTCGACTGACATGAAGTCCCAACATTACGAGGAAGCTTGGACCATTACATATATGTGTCAAAGTGAGAGGTGAAGGTGGCCCGATGGGATCAAAGCACTCTCAAACTTGTTCATACTTTTTGTGCTTATTCTTTTGAGAAAAGACGTGAACTTTGATTGTATTCTTTGTGATTGTATTATTTGAGATAGTGTTGGTGTGATCATGGAAAAAGAGTATTTTGGGCATTGAGCAAAGAATGTGTAGAGGCAACTTCCTTTTTATGTTGTCAAAAGTTAGTGGTTCCAACCTTACTATTGGGCAGTTAGAGTTGACCTTCACCAACCCTTTCCAATGATAGGCGGCAATGACCATTGGCGATCACTCATTCCTCCTTTTTTAATATgtgttttttaaaaatattatcctttaaaaaaaaaaattcttatgtAGGCCATAAAGTAATGAAAGAATgtcacatcagcattttccattTGTCAAGTTGGATAGAGTTAGAGTAAAAAattgattgcatcaatttgataaatttgaggacctaattacattttttaaaaattttagaatttctgGTACTCTCatcgaaaaggaaaaatatctcATGATCGGACCGGGGAGGGCCCAATTGGACCTATATGCGCAAACGGGCCCATCCGGGCCCAATCCGCCGGAGGCCCACGTCCCGCTACAGACAAGGGGGGGAGGTGAAGGGCGCGAGATCCGCGGAGCGACGGGTGGCGCGTGGCCAACACGTGTCGTCCATCCCTGCCCCTCACGTGAACATACATTTGACTCGTCTAAAAAATCAAACGTTATTCACGTATAAGAAAAACCTCCTAATTTCATTCACTTTTTCCCATCACTACTTTAttcttattaaattaaattaaattaaatataagtCAGACCGCctcaaaaatcaataaaaatatcaGCCGCTAATAAATCtacacccaaaaaaataaataccgaaattaaaaaaatagaacgGAAAAATTCCCACGATTTCGCCACCTGCGCGCGGTCGATCTCCTTCGCTTCCTTTCTACCGAAACGCCACCGCCATACTCGCCGCTCCCGCCGCCCCCGCAGCCGCCGCCCGCAGCGAAACCCTAGTTCCTCGCCGGAGGGAGAAGAGCGCCGCATTCGATTCCTCGGTATCCCCGCGGAGGTCGCCGGCCGTCGCGCGCGCCGgtcgagggaggaggaggaggaggccgagaGGATGTCGGAGAGGTTCTCGGCGACGCTCCGGATTGGGGACCTCAACGACTTCATTGCGCCGTCGCAGGCCTGCATCGTCTCCGTCAAGGGCCTCAAGCCGGCGTCCTCGGCGAAGAGCGATAAGCCGGAGGTGAGAATTCTGTGGCCCCgcggtttggtttggttttggttcGGTGTTTGTTGGACTGCGCGGCTTGAATTCGAGCGGGTCGGGGCTCGATTCGGAATCCGTTTTAGCGGCTGCGCTTGTTGGGGAATGGTTCGGAACCGGCGATTGGATCGGGTGGTTTTGGTTTTTCGATTGTGTGTGCGAGCTGATTTGAGCTaatgtgattgattgaatttgttCCTGCTTGTTTCGGTGAAGGTGGCGATCGCCAGCCGAGCCGTGAAGACGGAGCCGGTCAAAATCTCGCTCAAGGACTGCTTGGCATGCAGGttgattttttcctcttttttattgttAGGTGCCGCCTTTTGTGAAGAATTTGGTTGGTGGTGTTATCAGAAAGAGAGAACGGGTAGAACTCTTGTTAGTCTCGTATTGATTCTGTCGAACTTGCCAAATTGTGCAGTGGGTGCATTACGTCGGCAGAGACGGTTATGCTCGAGAAGCAGAGCTTGGACGAGTTCCTCTCTAACATCGATAAGGGGAAGGCCGTCATGATCTCCATCTCTCCACAATCAAGAGCTTCTCTTGCCGCTCATTTCGGCTTATCTCCTCTTCAGGTGATTCTGAGATATGCATAAGTACATCCCTGTTTCATGATCCAATAGAAGTGTTTTTACTGGGTTTTCAATGAATAGGGTCTCCACTTTGACCATGAAGCAGGGATATGGTTTGCTCTTTCCATTGTCTGCTTATCTATGTATCGCTCTGTTCCAGTTTCAAGATAATTCccagtttttttctttgaaaatgttgTCACGAATCATCGTTGTTATACTGGTGTGCAACATTCTACCATTCATATGCTGGTTTCTTCCCCCTGCTTTTCAGGTTTTAAGGAAGCTCGTGACATTTTTAAGTCTATGGGAGTAAAGGCTTTGTTTGATACGAGTTGCAGTCGAGATATATCCCTCATCGAGTCTTGTAATGAGTTCATGATGCGgtacaaacaaaaaaaatcaaagggaGATAATCCTCTGCCCATGCTTGCTTCAGCATGCCCAGGTATGTGTTCCAATTGATTCTGTTAAAATACATGTATATGAACATTAGTACAGGACCTCAGTCTATCTGCATGACCTCAAAAACTGAGAGTGAATGGAGAGGAGTGATGGTTCGGGGAATTctaaacaaatggaaaaatgcTCTAAACAGACTGTTGGCTTCTTTCCATTGATGTGATGTCTTTCTATCTGCGCAGGTTGGATCTGCTATGCTGAAAAAACGCTAGGGTCCTATATTTTGCCTTACATCTCATCTGTGAAAAGCCCTCAGCAAACTATGGGAGCTGCTCTTAAGCATCATGTATGCCAAATAATGGGCCTTAGGTAGACAATCCAgcaagagtttttctttttcccttctttgtccttcttttcaatattttaaaagtTAGTTCGAACAGTTTATCAAGGCAAGCATCTTTAGTTTGGTTCTATAGGGAATACATGTTAGCCTGGTCAAGCTTTAGTTGCGCCCTGCCACCCGTCCCACGGTCCCCCCAGTCCCCCCAACCCCAACGAAGCAAAAACATAGTTTGCTTTTGTATGAAACATACATTGCAAGGATGTTGCAAGAATCATTTTTGTTGATAGGGAGGTGGACCTGTTTATCTTTCATGGTGCTGGTCCTAATTTGAGTAGATAGGATGATGGTAAAGTCATGTAGACTGGTTGGTCCTTTACATGGCCAATTATGGACTTAGTCGGCTAGTTTGTCAGCATGCACAAGCCATCTTCATGGCGAGAAGAGAATATGAGGGTTCCACATGACATTCTCAGAAAAGCTTTCAAGCCATCTTCATGGCGAGAAGAGAATATGAGGGTTCCACATGACATTCTCATCAAAGCTAAAGCTTTTCTCACGtcttctaaaattttcaaactaaCTCCTGTGATTGTGCTTTTCCTGTATGTTCTGTTACAGGGTGGATGAAATCTATCATGTAAGCATCATGCCCTGTTATGACAAGAAGCTGGAGGCTGTGCGGGATGACTTTGTTTTCCAGTTGGACTCTCCTAATGAAGCACAACTGGATGTAGTTCCCTAGCTGAAGTTGATTCGGTTTTGACATCTGGAGAAGTTTTAGATTTAATAAAGCTGAAAGCCGTGGATTTCAAATCTTTAGAGGAGTCACCTCTAGACAAAATGTAAGGACACACTGAACTGTCTATCCATTTCAGTCTCTATTAACAAAGCCATTATTACATCCAATCTTTTTGTGCAGGATGACAAATGTCGATGAAGATGGACATCTTTATGGTGTCCTGGGAAGCTCTGGAGGATACGCAGAAACCATCTTCCGTTATGCAGCTAAAGAACTATTTGGAAGAGACATTGAGGGTCCCCTGGATTTTAAGATCATAAGGAATTCAGATTTTCAGGAAGTGAGTTTGGAAGTAAGTGCATTTTATCTCCTCTAGTATCATGAGGAAATTAATGGATTTGTAGAAGTTTTGTTCTGACTCCAATATGAGAGTTCTGTAAATACTGGAATAAGATCTGTTGGTAAGGTTTGATGCCCACTGGTCAAGCACTGATAATGTTCAGCGCATTTGCTAAGCTTCTTCTGGCTTTTCAATGGTCCGTCTTGGTATTGCAGCTTATGCTTTTCAATGTATCTTTGATATCTTCTTACAAAATATAAAGGTAGAATATGTTGCGAGTATTTGAGTCATGTTTTGTGTTTCCTGGTAATGATTGTTTCTGGATTTAGACTGCCTCCCCAAGTAGGACTTCCAAATTACTGGTGTGTAGTTCCACCTGTAAAGATACTGTAGTATTTGTGCTTTCTAAATCTTTCTTATGTCATTGCATTTGGTGCAAGCAGGTGGATGGCAAAACAGTGTTGAAATTTGCATTATGTTATGGTTTCCGTAACCTGCAGAATATCGTGAGGAAAGTTAAAATTAACAAGTGCGATTATGATTTTGTGGAGGTGATGGCATGCCCTTCAGGTACGACATTTTACGTAGGTTATGCCATTCATTCATTTATGATGCACTGTCTGGTTGGACAATAGTGGAACAATGATTTTGAGATTGGGTTAaggcataattttttttttttaactataatTAAGTATTATATCtaaccgattttttttttgaattttaagaagttcttggatttttagtaatttttactaaaattatGAGGTGGGTGTTCTATTGTTGTTGGACAAGCTGCTTTCTGTTGATATGTGTAGAAGCTcactttttgttgtatactaaGGTGGATGC
This region includes:
- the LOC104441495 gene encoding LOW QUALITY PROTEIN: protein NAR1 (The sequence of the model RefSeq protein was modified relative to this genomic sequence to represent the inferred CDS: inserted 1 base in 1 codon; deleted 2 bases in 1 codon); its protein translation is MSERFSATLRIGDLNDFIAPSQACIVSVKGLKPASSAKSDKPEVAIASRAVKTEPVKISLKDCLACSGCITSAETVMLEKQSLDEFLSNIDKGKAVMISISPQSRASLAAHFGLSPLQVLRKLVTFXKSMGVKALFDTSCSRDISLIESCNEFMMRYKQKKSKGDNPLPMLASACPGWICYAEKTLGSYILPYISSVKSPQQTMGAALKHHVCQIMGLRVDEIYHVSIMPCYDKKLEAVRDDFVFQLDSPNEAQLCSSLAEVDSVLTSGEVLDLIKLKAVDFKSLEESPLDKMMTNVDEDGHLYGVLGSSGGYAETIFRYAAKELFGRDIEGPLDFKIIRNSDFQEVSLEVDGKTVLKFALCYGFRNLQNIVRKVKINKCDYDFVEVMACPSGCLNGGGQIKPEPGQSVKDLIQRLETVYMDQVSVADPFRNPLVRKLYDEWLEQPGSKKAKKYMHTEYHPVVKSISSQLHNW